The following is a genomic window from Prevotella nigrescens.
TGAACGCAAAGACAACAAGATGGAAGTACAAGCGGACAACCGCAACAGTGAAATGTCGGCTCAAAAAGTAGAAGAAACGACAGAAGTTGCAAACGAAGAGTCTGCAGAGAAGGGACCAAAGAAAAGCCCGAAGAAAGTGTACGAGTACATAGAAAATATGCCTACCTTCAATGGAAACCTTAACCAATGGTTACTTCAGAATATGAAATATCCAGTTGAGGCTATGAACAAAAAAGAGCAAGGAAAGGTTATTGTGCAATTCATCGTATCGGAAAATGGTGAAGTTTCAGAGCCAAAGATTATCCGTTCGGTTTCTCCGGCACTCGATGAGGAGGCTTGCCGCATAGTGTTGGCTATGCCGAAATGGAACCCGGGCAAGCTAAAAGGGAAACCAGTTGCTGTGCGTTACATGCTGCCTATAACGTTCAGATTGCAATGACAATAGGTAAACATACCATTTTGTAATCGTTTCTGTGGGACTGCAACCGTTTAAAAGTCCCACAGAATTCCTTATCTAAACATCTATCGAGCACGTTCTAAACCAATTATCCATGCGGAAGACATTCCTCCTTCTTGTAGTCTTGTGCAGCTTCAGCCTGCACGCAATGGCGCAAAACCGCCGGCAACTTATTGAAAAAGGCGACAGTTGCATGAAAGCTTACAACTATTTCCACGCCATTTCGCACTATAAGCAGGCGCAGACACTGGGCGACGACAATGCCATACGCATGAAACTTGCCTCGTGCCACTATCTCCGTACGGCATATAAGCAATGTGCAGATATGCTGAAAACCATTCCCGAAGACAGCCTTACCCACGATGCACTGCGCGAAATGTACTATGCGCAGGGAGCAATGCAACAAACAACGTTACAGACTTATTGGGGAATGACGCTTATAGAGAAGTTTCCGATGGACGGACACATCGTTGCCGACCTTATGAAAGTATTTTTAAACCAAGAAGACAGCAATCCTAACATGGCAGTTCTGTATGGCGAACGCTATTGTAAAGTCGATTCCGACAATGTGGAAGTGAACCGTACACTGGGCGAAGCCTATTTCTTGAATCGTAAATACGAGCAGTGCATTGCTATATATAATAAGGTGATGGCAGCAGGCGATACCACTTACAACGCACTTTACTATACGGCAGGCGCATACGAATACTTGGAAAAGTTCGATTCGGCAGCCCTTTACTTCGCAAAAGCGGTGGAACGAGACCCCAAAATGGCAGTTGGGAACTATCGTTTAGGCGTTGTGGAAAACCAACTCGGTCGCTACGATGCAGCCATAGAGCATTTGCGAACCGCTGCAACACTTTACGAACCGAACAAAACCATCATGTTCGAAATATACAAGAATATGGGCGACGCCAAAAACAGCCTGAAACAATTAAAGGAAGCCTATCTTTATTGGGGCTATGCTCTGGCTTATACCGACGATAAGGAGTTGAAAGAGAAACGTCTGGAACTGAAGAAGCGGCTCAATCTGTAATCTTGAAAAACATGCTATGGGGCGAAACGAGACTTAGAGTTACTATAAAGATGACACAAAAAGGAATGTGTATGGTCTATCAGCTCCGTTCATGGAAGATATTTTAACCCAAGTCGTTCATTAGAGCATAAGTAGATTTCGTTTTATTGTTAAGCAGATTGATTGGCTTTATAACGAAGACGTAGCGGGGTATGCCAAGTTAGAAAGGCAATCAAGATGCCGACAAGAAAATGGAAGATGGCAGGAAGTAAAATTATTAACAAGATATGATGATGTTACGGTTTAATGAACCAATTTGGATTAAAATTTTTTCATTTCGTAATAATAACTTTAAATTTTGTAACTACAGATTTTCATTATAAATTTCTGTGCCATTACAACTCGTTTATTTATAGATATTTGAAGAGGCATTTTTATAATATAATCTACATTTGTTACCACTTGTTTTTATGTCTGCTAATTCAGTACACGTAAATAGAACTCTATAGTAAAATGGTAAACTTAATTTAAAGTAGCCGAAAAATATAAATACTTTATGCATTTTGGCACAATTTACACCCCACTTTCTTTAAATGTATATGCAGATAGGTCATAATTTGGTTTTGTATAAATAGTATGTAATATTGTTAATTTAATTCAAAGTATTTAAAAGATATTAAGTTTCTGTGAATTTACTTGTACCTTTACAAATAATTCTGAACACTTAATGCTATAAGTGTATGGGCACTTCATCGTATGAATAAGATTACGAGCTAAATTCAAAAAAGTGAACCTAACGGATTGAAGAAATTTTAAACAATATAATTTAAAACATTAACTTAAACATCATTCATTATGAAAAGAAAATTTTTCTCAGCTGTTATAACAGCCATAATGACAATGAGTTTCTCGCAAACCTATGCGCAGACGCAGCTTGTGGTTACGCCACATTCGGGCGATGTTGGCAAGTATGCCATTGCAGACATTCAGAAGATAACCTTCGATGCCAGTGGTATGCATATCGTGGGCAGCAAGTTCTCGGTAGAACCTGTATGGAAACTATCGGTCATTAAGGAAATTAAATTTGTGAAAACTTCCGATGGAATAGACAAGGTAGGCAATGCAGAAACTGAAGAAATAAAAATTTCTCAGCGTGGCGATATGCTTTATTTCAACGGATTAGGAAGCGAACAAGCAGAAGTGGCAATCTACGACTTAAAGGGACAGACAATGTTGCGAACCAGAGTTGCAGATGGCGAAGGCATAGAAGCTTCTAACCTGCACAATGGTGTATTCATTATTAAAATTAAAAACACAACCTTTAAATTCGTAAAACAATGAAAAAGAAAATATTACTTTGCCTGATGGCAATTTTCAGTCTGGCTACATTTGCACAGACAGAACCTAATCGTGTAATTGTATTAGAGAAAAACAACTCGCACAAAGCCTTTATGGTAGACCGCATAGACAACATTTTCTTTGCAAATGTGGAAGGAAGAGTTGCCGCAGACGTAACTTATAAAGACTATAAGTCTGGATCTACCGGCGATACACTTTGGGTTGCAGTTAAGAAAACTGCTGAATGTAAAGGATATAAAATTACTTGTATTCCAAAATCGTTGTCGAGCAAAATAACCAGCGATGAAGTTGCAGCTTCTTACTTTGAAAGAATTAATGCAACAATGATGCAAGATGATTTTACAAATGCACAAATGACTGGTTTTGACCAGGCATTTAAAGACAACACGCCTTACACTATTATTACCCTTGGTTACGATAAATATGGTGTAGCTTGCAGCATGTCGAAAGCTGAATTTACAACACCTAAGAAACCACTTATTGGAAATCCGCAGATAACTGGCGAAATAGTAAATACAACCGCAACAACCATTAAGGCTAAGTTTACACCAAATGCCGATGTTGCCGGTTATGCTGTTTGCATTTTCCCTGAAGGAAAAGCAAAAGAACAGTTCGAACAGTTTGGTCCAATGATGGGTTTAAGTAATATGGGCGATATGATTAAGCGCTGGGGTGTGCCAAAGACAGGTGAAAGCGAACACGAATGGACTGGAATGGAGCCAAACACCAAATACGAAATATATATACAAGCGTGGGACGCAGCAGAAACCTACGCAGACATGGTTATAGTTCCTGTTACTACAAAGAAACTTGGCGGAACTGGCACTGCTAAAGTAGCAATCGAAATAAAGGAATTTGCAAAGAGTGGCGATTCATACTATCAGCGTGTAATTTATACTCCAAATGCAGAATGCTCTGTACACAGAGATATTATTATAGAGAAGCAAGCCTATGATAAACCCGATATGGGCGAAACGGGTGTAATAAACTTATTGAAGACAGACAACACGCAAGATCCACATTGGAACCAATACGGTGTAGACAATGCAACGTGGAATGCAGACCCATCTACAACCTATTATGCTTGTTCGTTGGCTAAAAACATAAACGACGAATGGGGTCCGCTTGTAAAAGTTGAATTCACTACAGGTACGGGCGAAGCAAAAAGCAAAGTGTCTGCTCCAATTCGTTTAGAACAAAGCACATCGCACGGTGTTACAATGATACCGATGATGACAGCCCCAAAGGCTCAAGCTAAGTTCCAGATGATTCAGAAGTAAGATAGTCTTATATATATAAAGTATATGGTGCGGGCTTTGTCAATCAAAGAGCCTAACGCCATATACTTTACTTTCCTTTTTAAACGTTACTTTAAACCACAAGACATTTTAAGAAACAACTTCAAAACAATAATTACTTATGCGAAAAATTTATACTATTCTTTTATCAGTCTTTTTCTGCGCAGCAACAGCAGTAGCACAAGAAACTATAATTACACAACCCGCAGATGGTGAAACCATAAATCTCTATCGTACCACCACTGGATTTGAATCGGTGTATTACTACGGAATACCACACAAAAGTACAGGCGACTGGCAACGACTTGTTTTTGGTAACGATGGTGCAGTATATCTTGAAAATCCGCTCAATTCACTTTACACAAAAACGTGGATAAAAGGCAGACGCACCGAGGGAGATACAATAGCTTTTCAGCTTCCACAAGCCATATATTCGGAAGAAGATTTTTCTACGGGCGAACCAAAATACGGATATCTCTACCGAATACACCCAGAAACAAAAAATGGAAAAGAGACATTTGTGCCCAACGAGGGGAAAGAAAAACAAGTGCTAAAGTATGTATGGCACGACAATACACTTGAAATGGTGCTCGAGCCGGAAGAAATGATAGGAATGTGCCGTTCTACCGGAGCGTGGACAAGTTATGCAGAAAAAACTTACAGAGCAACACGCAAAGACGATAATAAGCTAACACCGCCAGCATCGGCTAAATCTTACGACGGATTAATGCTCTATATGGATATGGAAGGAAAGTCTCAGCTATATCCTGTAAAATATGCTTTCGATGGTAACGATGCCTACTTAGGAGATTTATCGGCAAACGTAAAGGGCTATTGGATAAAAGGTACAAAAAACGGTACAACCGTAACTTTCCCACGAACATCGTTTCTCGGAATAGACCACACAACTGCTTGTTATGTATATGCCTCATCGGGCATCATGGGGAAAGGCAAAAACGAGATGGGCGACGAATTCGACAAAGCGTGCATAGGCAGCGAACCATTAGTATTTACTTACGATGCAACGAAAAACGAACTAAGCACGAAAGGTATATTAATGATACACAAAAGCGAAGACGACGACCGCAGCACTTTTATTTTCGATGCTTATCGTTACCCGCTAATTAGCCAATGGAACAAGAAAGCTGCAGCACCAATGCCGCCAAAACTTACGGCATATCAGCCCTATGACCCAGAACCATGGGGAGGTCCTGGCGGTTTGCAGTTCACTTTGAGCTATTATTCGCCAGATTTCAACTATCTCGACCCTACGCATCTTTATTATAATCTCTATATTGATGGTGAACGAGTAACTTTCAAGCCCGACACTTACAAGAACCTGAAAGCTGAAATGACCGATGTGCCATACGCTTTTTCAGACCAATACCAATTCTATAAGTACGACGATAACGCACGTGCAATTTACTTCTACAAAGAAGCAAAAATAAAAGTAGGCATGGAAGCCTTATATATCGACGGTGACACACGTTTAA
Proteins encoded in this region:
- a CDS encoding tetratricopeptide repeat protein yields the protein MRKTFLLLVVLCSFSLHAMAQNRRQLIEKGDSCMKAYNYFHAISHYKQAQTLGDDNAIRMKLASCHYLRTAYKQCADMLKTIPEDSLTHDALREMYYAQGAMQQTTLQTYWGMTLIEKFPMDGHIVADLMKVFLNQEDSNPNMAVLYGERYCKVDSDNVEVNRTLGEAYFLNRKYEQCIAIYNKVMAAGDTTYNALYYTAGAYEYLEKFDSAALYFAKAVERDPKMAVGNYRLGVVENQLGRYDAAIEHLRTAATLYEPNKTIMFEIYKNMGDAKNSLKQLKEAYLYWGYALAYTDDKELKEKRLELKKRLNL
- a CDS encoding T9SS type A sorting domain-containing protein, which encodes MKRKFFSAVITAIMTMSFSQTYAQTQLVVTPHSGDVGKYAIADIQKITFDASGMHIVGSKFSVEPVWKLSVIKEIKFVKTSDGIDKVGNAETEEIKISQRGDMLYFNGLGSEQAEVAIYDLKGQTMLRTRVADGEGIEASNLHNGVFIIKIKNTTFKFVKQ